Proteins from a single region of Lates calcarifer isolate ASB-BC8 linkage group LG19, TLL_Latcal_v3, whole genome shotgun sequence:
- the LOC108898010 gene encoding cell cycle control protein 50A, with protein sequence MMASSYNAKEEDGHHSGASSHGGAGAAKSKKPDNTAFKQQRLPAWQPILTAGTVLPAFFVIGLIFIPIGIGLYVTSNNIKEYEIDYTGVDSKSPCYTCAKNFSWNNTTPCLCSVNFTLDQPFESNVFMYYGLSNFYQNHRRYVKSRDDSQLNGNQNALKDPSKECDPYRTSDGTPIAPCGAIANSLFNDTLELYHIANGTKNAIPLVKKGIAWWTDKHVKFRNPGGNNNLTATFQGTTKPVNWRKPVYDLDPSDPENNGFINEDFIVWMRTAALPTFRKLYRIIQKKSSTTPTLPSGNYVLDITYNYPVLSFDGRKRMILSTISWMGGKNPFLGIAYITVGSICFFLGVVLLIIHHKYDTRNNSADIPN encoded by the exons ATGATGGCGTCAAGCTACAACGCTAAGGAAGAGGACGGACACCACTCGGGCGCTTCGAGCCACGGCGGAGCAGGGGCTGCGAAAAGTAAAAAACCGGACAACACAGCGTTCAAACAGCAGAGACTACCGGCCTGGCAACCCATCCTGACAGCAGGCACCGTGCTACCTGCTTTCTTCGTTATCGGTCTCATCTTCATCCCAATTGGCATCGGCCTGTATGTCACATCAAACAACATCAAAGAGTACGAG ATTGATTACACTGGTGTGGATAGTAAAAGTCCTTGCTACACCTGTGCCAAGAACTTCAGCTGGAACAACACAACACcatgtctctgctctgtgaacTTCACATTGGATCAGCCATTTGAG AGCAATGTCTTCATGTACTACGGCTTATCCAACTTCTATCAGAACCACAGGCGCTATGTGAAGTCCAGGGATGACAGCCAGCTGAATGGTAACCAGAATGCCTTGAAG GACCCCAGCAAGGAATGTGACCCGTACCGTACAAGTGATGGAACTCCCATTGCTCCGTGTGGGGCCATAGCTAACAGCCTTTTCAATG ACACCCTGGAGCTTTATCATATTGCCAATGGCACCAAAAACGCTATTCCTCTGGTGAAGAAGGGCATTGCGTGGTGGACAGACAAGCATGTGAAATTCAGGAATCCTGGTGGAAACAACAACCTCACTGCAACTTTCCAAG GCACAACCAAGCCAGTGAATTGGAGAAAGCCAGTGTATGACCTGGACCCATCAGATCCTGAGAACAATGGCTTCATCAATGAGGACTTCATTGTGTGGATGCGCACAGCTGCCTTGCCCACATTTCGCAAACTCTATCGCATCATCCAGAAGAAGTCTAGCACGACCCCCACTCTACCCAGTGGCAATTATGTCTTGGACATTACCTACA ATTACCCTGTGCTCAGCTTTGATGGTCGCAAACGAATGATCCTGAGCACCATCTCCTGGATGGGAGGAAAGAACCCCTTCCTTGGCATCGCCTACATCACCGTGGGCTCCATCTGCTTCTTCCTGGGTGTTGTCCTGCTCATCATCCACCATAAATATGACACCCGCAACAACAGCGCAGATATTCCAAACTAA